One window of the Streptomyces sp. NBC_00259 genome contains the following:
- a CDS encoding YidC/Oxa1 family membrane protein insertase: MSALTSAFSFFMSSFASLVGQLADLVEPLFQGSATAAAIVLFTALVRLAVHPLSRAAARGQKARTRLAPQIAELRRKHGKNPDRLQQAVLELHAKEKVSPLSGCLPGLLQLPAFFLMYHLFSSREIGDETNELLGHSLLGAPLGGRWVEALGDGGLLGQAGLVYAALFVIVGIVATFTYVRTRRQLASSGQGPLAQAEQQLPGMGAVMRVMPLLSFATLITVGVVPLAAGLYVVTSTTWSAVERVFLYRDAPVAGALATAG, encoded by the coding sequence ATGTCCGCGCTCACATCCGCTTTCTCCTTCTTCATGTCCTCGTTCGCTTCGCTGGTCGGGCAGCTCGCCGACCTGGTCGAGCCCCTCTTCCAGGGCTCGGCCACCGCCGCGGCGATCGTCCTGTTCACGGCGTTGGTACGGCTCGCCGTTCATCCCCTCTCGCGTGCGGCCGCGCGCGGGCAGAAGGCACGCACCCGGCTCGCACCGCAGATCGCCGAACTTCGCAGGAAGCACGGCAAGAACCCCGATCGGCTGCAGCAGGCGGTCCTTGAGCTGCACGCGAAGGAGAAGGTCTCGCCGCTGTCGGGGTGTCTGCCCGGTCTGCTCCAGCTGCCGGCGTTCTTCCTCATGTACCACCTGTTCTCCAGCCGGGAGATCGGTGACGAGACGAACGAGCTGCTCGGGCACAGTCTGCTCGGCGCCCCCCTCGGCGGCCGGTGGGTGGAGGCGCTCGGCGACGGAGGGCTGCTCGGGCAGGCGGGGCTGGTGTACGCGGCGCTGTTCGTGATCGTCGGCATCGTGGCCACGTTCACGTACGTACGCACGAGGCGGCAGCTCGCGTCCTCCGGGCAGGGGCCGTTGGCGCAGGCGGAGCAGCAACTGCCGGGGATGGGCGCGGTCATGAGGGTGATGCCGCTGCTTTCGTTCGCCACGCTGATCACCGTCGGCGTCGTGCCGCTCGCCGCCGGGCTCTACGTCGTCACCAGCACCACCTGGAGCGCGGTGGAGCGGGTGTTCCTCTACCGGGACGCGCCGGTGGCCGGTGCTCTGGCTACCGCTGGGTAA
- a CDS encoding DUF6412 domain-containing protein, with translation MAGRTWRLLQPLALLLFVLVEVFVAEGIGLSTAVALAATAAAGAALVACALILSQSVPRVPPTRIRTAIRDREQRTAFLPQRDPDAAGRSRPRAPGRPSTTAA, from the coding sequence ATGGCCGGACGCACCTGGCGCCTGCTGCAGCCGCTCGCCCTCCTGCTCTTCGTGCTCGTCGAAGTGTTCGTGGCCGAAGGCATCGGCCTGTCCACCGCCGTCGCCCTCGCCGCCACCGCGGCGGCCGGCGCCGCGCTCGTCGCCTGCGCGTTGATCCTCTCGCAGTCGGTGCCGCGCGTGCCGCCCACGCGCATACGAACGGCGATACGCGACCGCGAGCAGCGCACGGCGTTCCTGCCGCAGCGCGATCCCGACGCGGCGGGCCGTAGCAGGCCCCGAGCCCCCGGCCGTCCCTCGACGACGGCCGCGTAG
- a CDS encoding winged helix-turn-helix transcriptional regulator, with translation MALGKDYAAQQCSIARALEVIGERWTLLVVRDAFYGVRRYNDFLVHLGAPRAVLAGRLQALIGAGVLEKRRYQESPPRDEYVLTEHGLALWPVLRSLGLWGRGLPGAQQMRIFLHAPCGTELGAYGECPACGIGVPPAEVEMRPGPGLDLDPADPVSRSLLRPRRLLEPLDPERV, from the coding sequence ATGGCTCTGGGCAAGGACTACGCCGCGCAGCAGTGCTCCATCGCCCGCGCGCTGGAGGTCATCGGCGAGCGGTGGACGCTGCTCGTCGTGCGGGACGCGTTCTACGGCGTGCGCCGGTACAACGACTTCCTGGTCCACCTCGGCGCCCCGCGTGCCGTGCTGGCCGGCCGGCTCCAGGCGCTCATCGGCGCCGGGGTGCTGGAGAAGCGCCGCTATCAGGAGTCCCCGCCGCGTGACGAGTACGTCCTCACCGAGCACGGCCTCGCCCTCTGGCCCGTCCTGCGCTCGCTCGGGCTGTGGGGGCGAGGGCTGCCCGGAGCCCAGCAGATGAGGATCTTCCTGCACGCGCCGTGCGGTACGGAGCTCGGTGCGTACGGCGAGTGCCCGGCCTGCGGGATCGGCGTACCGCCCGCGGAGGTGGAGATGCGGCCGGGACCCGGCCTCGACCTGGACCCCGCCGATCCGGTCAGCCGTTCGCTGCTGCGCCCGCGCCGACTGCTGGAGCCGCTCGATCCGGAACGCGTGTGA
- a CDS encoding MFS transporter yields the protein MARPTRPTATHAPTSSTRTASAGTSSAPAAPAPAAPPNSTPPPAAKGTREAERARPGVTLAVTSAATTVALMNYTAPMLTLPAMTAAFGTPPSAQAWLLNGTPLGLAALLLVAGSLADDYGRRRVFVAGTLALGLTTGIGAFADSTLTFTLARIAQGAASAAILASSLGLLVHAFPAGPARIRATGVWGAFVSAGIALGPLVAGALATVEWRLAYGVLAVIALATGGVASRTLAESRAPRGGRPDLPGALALGLSLATLLTALTLGRDGWLRAPVGWLAAASVALLALFVLVERRSTAPMIDLGLFRRRPFLAASSGALFTGLAVIGLFSYLPAILQQAGMSALGTAWLFLLWSGTAFLVALQTKRLAGRVGARHQLALGFALSAAGVLAMLGTVSSADDGRARLLLGLAVAGVGSGLLNAALPRLAVESVPPERAAMGSGANNTARYIGSAAGVALTIAVSTAGTNTALIVSTGLSLLGAVAVLALRDGREAKGGRTPSTR from the coding sequence ATGGCACGCCCGACGCGGCCCACAGCCACGCACGCCCCCACGTCGTCCACACGCACGGCGTCCGCAGGCACGTCGTCCGCACCCGCGGCGCCCGCACCCGCAGCGCCGCCGAACTCCACGCCGCCGCCCGCGGCCAAGGGAACCAGGGAGGCCGAGAGGGCCCGACCCGGCGTGACGCTCGCCGTCACCAGCGCCGCGACGACCGTCGCGCTGATGAACTACACCGCGCCGATGCTCACGCTCCCCGCCATGACGGCAGCGTTCGGAACCCCGCCTTCCGCCCAGGCGTGGCTGCTCAACGGCACCCCGCTCGGTCTCGCCGCCCTCCTCCTCGTCGCGGGCAGCCTCGCCGACGACTACGGCCGCCGCCGCGTCTTCGTCGCCGGCACGCTCGCGCTCGGCCTCACCACCGGGATCGGCGCGTTCGCCGACTCGACCCTGACCTTCACCCTCGCCCGTATCGCCCAGGGCGCCGCGAGCGCCGCGATCCTCGCCAGCAGCCTCGGGCTGCTCGTCCACGCCTTCCCGGCCGGGCCCGCGAGGATCAGGGCGACCGGGGTGTGGGGCGCGTTCGTCAGCGCCGGAATCGCGCTGGGGCCGCTGGTCGCCGGCGCGCTCGCCACCGTCGAATGGCGCCTCGCCTACGGCGTCCTGGCCGTCATCGCGCTCGCGACCGGCGGCGTCGCCTCCCGCACCCTCGCCGAATCCCGCGCACCCCGCGGCGGCCGCCCCGACCTGCCCGGAGCACTCGCCCTCGGGCTCTCACTGGCCACGCTGCTCACCGCCCTGACCCTCGGCCGTGACGGCTGGCTCCGCGCACCGGTCGGATGGCTGGCCGCCGCTTCCGTGGCCCTGCTCGCCCTCTTCGTCCTGGTCGAGCGCAGGAGCACGGCCCCGATGATCGACCTCGGACTGTTCCGTCGCCGGCCGTTCCTCGCCGCGTCGTCGGGCGCGCTGTTCACGGGCCTGGCCGTGATCGGCCTGTTCAGCTACCTCCCGGCCATACTCCAGCAGGCCGGGATGTCGGCTCTCGGCACCGCCTGGCTGTTCCTGCTCTGGTCCGGTACGGCGTTCCTGGTCGCCCTCCAGACCAAGCGGCTGGCGGGCCGCGTCGGCGCCCGGCACCAACTGGCCCTGGGCTTCGCCCTGTCCGCGGCCGGCGTTCTCGCCATGCTCGGAACCGTGTCCTCCGCCGACGACGGCCGGGCGCGGCTGCTGCTGGGCCTCGCCGTGGCCGGGGTGGGCAGCGGCCTGCTGAACGCCGCGCTGCCCCGCCTCGCCGTCGAGTCCGTACCCCCGGAGCGCGCGGCCATGGGCTCGGGCGCCAACAACACGGCCCGCTACATCGGTTCCGCCGCGGGCGTGGCCCTGACGATCGCGGTCTCCACGGCGGGCACGAACACGGCACTGATCGTCTCGACCGGGCTGTCCCTGCTGGGCGCGGTGGCGGTGCTGGCACTACGGGACGGTCGGGAAGCCAAGGGCGGACGCACCCCGTCCACCCGGTAG
- a CDS encoding LamG domain-containing protein produces MVSRRGLLGGAVLVGAGALAGITHGAQPAAAAQALDTPFTPLTVPHLLQAEQMVQYQRMLAAGHLPDGLAGHWPLDAKGFDRSGFERPLTLGPAATWTKLRAGGELSFDGTSGAYATTTSVLDTTAPFTVSAWMRLSDAAPGGADLANFYTGVSQDGAVCSRFLLCYEPAVQGWAFKVRDEGQTTKVSAVAPTTAEPGVWAHLAGVWDGAAIHLYVDGELRGSAETAISWAATQGFNVGRATLDGAPVNRFNGAIGDVRAYGRALTADEISVVSGRTARQNNTYQIGGTPSVVWGTPSDPASWIARARCSSFITRVLRQTYPWATDDYFLTYFHDRGPEAADYHDGFNAGAGPRFKKIRKVADLRPGDLISVHYNGTVPGNTGHIVMVREVKGVYSGSVNFNGETQYAVEIIDSTADPHGVYGLPNYAQYPDTRMVNDVADDNHEGVGIGHMMFYASQATGEFSRYRFSVNSGSADAHTVAQRPISAARIV; encoded by the coding sequence ATGGTGAGCAGACGTGGTCTGTTGGGTGGGGCGGTACTCGTCGGCGCGGGTGCGCTGGCAGGCATCACGCACGGCGCACAGCCGGCGGCAGCGGCGCAAGCACTGGACACTCCGTTCACGCCGCTCACGGTTCCGCACCTCCTGCAGGCCGAGCAGATGGTGCAGTACCAGCGCATGCTGGCGGCCGGCCATCTGCCCGACGGGCTCGCCGGCCACTGGCCGCTCGACGCCAAGGGGTTCGACCGGTCCGGATTCGAGCGGCCCCTCACTCTGGGGCCGGCCGCGACCTGGACGAAGCTGCGGGCCGGCGGTGAACTGAGCTTCGACGGTACGTCCGGGGCGTACGCCACCACCACATCCGTGCTCGACACCACCGCCCCCTTCACGGTCTCGGCCTGGATGCGGCTCTCCGACGCCGCCCCGGGCGGAGCCGACCTGGCGAACTTCTACACGGGGGTGAGCCAGGACGGAGCGGTGTGCAGCCGCTTCCTGCTCTGTTACGAGCCCGCCGTCCAGGGCTGGGCGTTCAAGGTCCGTGACGAGGGCCAGACCACCAAGGTGTCGGCCGTGGCCCCGACCACCGCCGAGCCGGGTGTGTGGGCGCACCTGGCCGGAGTGTGGGACGGCGCGGCCATCCATCTGTACGTCGACGGGGAGCTCCGGGGCAGCGCGGAAACGGCGATCTCCTGGGCCGCCACCCAGGGATTCAATGTCGGCCGGGCCACGTTGGACGGCGCTCCGGTGAACCGCTTCAACGGCGCCATCGGCGACGTGCGCGCGTACGGCAGGGCGCTGACGGCCGACGAGATATCCGTCGTGAGCGGGCGTACGGCCCGGCAGAACAACACGTACCAGATCGGAGGGACACCTTCGGTCGTCTGGGGAACGCCGTCCGACCCGGCGAGCTGGATCGCGCGTGCGCGCTGTTCCTCGTTCATCACCAGGGTGCTCAGGCAGACCTATCCGTGGGCGACGGACGACTATTTCCTGACGTACTTCCATGACCGGGGCCCGGAGGCCGCCGACTACCACGACGGCTTCAACGCCGGTGCCGGTCCCCGGTTCAAGAAGATCCGCAAGGTCGCCGATCTGCGGCCCGGGGATCTCATTTCGGTGCACTACAACGGAACGGTTCCCGGCAATACGGGCCATATCGTGATGGTCCGCGAGGTCAAGGGCGTCTACTCGGGGTCCGTGAACTTCAACGGCGAGACCCAGTACGCCGTCGAGATCATCGACAGCACCGCCGACCCGCACGGCGTCTACGGCCTGCCGAACTACGCGCAGTATCCCGACACGAGGATGGTCAACGACGTCGCGGACGACAACCACGAGGGGGTCGGCATCGGGCACATGATGTTCTACGCCTCCCAGGCCACCGGTGAGTTCTCGCGGTACCGGTTCAGCGTCAACAGTGGCTCGGCGGACGCGCACACCGTCGCGCAGCGGCCGATCTCCGCCGCGCGCATCGTCTGA
- a CDS encoding class E sortase — MLERIPVVVQRGRRRGRVALARGLWAAAEITVTLGVVVLLLVVHQLWWTNRQAKEGAQRQVHALEREWGETTVPEAGAGDADLDPEADAGSSTPEPAEQDGGGRRSNRAAAPRWDQAYVVLRIPRLGVVAPVAQGVAKRGVLDKGYVGHYPGTAQPGQAGNFAVAGHRNTHGEPFRYINRLRNGDRIVVETRTGVFTYLVDKRLSQTSARDGGVIAAVPRSVVKPGYGYSEPGYYVTLTTCTPEYTSKYRLVVWGKLTSMRPR, encoded by the coding sequence ATGCTTGAGCGGATTCCTGTGGTCGTCCAGCGAGGGCGGCGACGTGGGCGGGTGGCGCTCGCCCGCGGGCTGTGGGCCGCTGCCGAGATCACCGTGACCCTTGGCGTGGTCGTGCTGCTCCTCGTCGTCCACCAGCTGTGGTGGACCAATCGGCAGGCCAAGGAGGGCGCCCAACGGCAGGTCCACGCCCTGGAGAGGGAGTGGGGGGAGACGACTGTCCCTGAGGCCGGGGCCGGAGATGCTGACCTGGACCCGGAGGCCGACGCCGGGAGCAGCACACCGGAGCCTGCGGAACAGGACGGCGGCGGCCGCCGGTCGAACCGGGCCGCCGCACCCCGCTGGGACCAGGCGTACGTCGTGCTCCGTATCCCCCGTCTCGGGGTCGTCGCGCCCGTCGCACAGGGCGTCGCCAAGCGGGGCGTACTGGACAAGGGATACGTCGGCCACTATCCCGGGACCGCGCAGCCCGGCCAGGCGGGCAACTTCGCGGTCGCCGGGCACCGCAACACCCATGGCGAGCCGTTCCGTTACATCAACCGGCTGCGGAACGGGGACAGGATCGTGGTCGAGACGCGCACAGGCGTTTTCACCTATCTGGTGGACAAGCGGCTGTCGCAGACCTCCGCGCGCGACGGCGGCGTGATCGCGGCCGTGCCGCGGAGTGTGGTGAAGCCGGGCTACGGGTACAGCGAGCCGGGTTACTACGTGACGCTGACGACGTGCACGCCCGAGTACACGTCCAAGTACCGGCTGGTGGTGTGGGGGAAGCTCACGTCGATGCGGCCCCGCTGA